The proteins below come from a single Parageobacillus toebii NBRC 107807 genomic window:
- the vrrA gene encoding VrrA/YqfQ family protein: MIYNRPLIFPFSPMPRSFSGMPPSFPMMRTPGPRPGFGGFLSQLFSRGRPIASPSPWITPAIRHAAATTGAGANTGGGFIGMLTNIQKMLGVAQNVMPMVQQYGPLIKNLPAMVKIFRELKTTEQEENKTEKNIPENKKKTSSSSKKRTVPKVKTSENKSSQSTKTPKPSTPKLYV; this comes from the coding sequence ATGATTTACAACCGGCCACTGATATTTCCTTTTTCCCCGATGCCACGCTCCTTTTCAGGAATGCCGCCTTCCTTTCCTATGATGAGAACACCCGGTCCCCGCCCGGGCTTTGGCGGTTTCTTATCGCAATTATTTTCAAGGGGACGGCCGATCGCTTCTCCATCTCCGTGGATAACACCTGCGATTCGTCACGCCGCTGCCACTACGGGCGCTGGCGCAAACACAGGAGGGGGCTTTATCGGCATGTTGACAAACATCCAAAAAATGTTAGGCGTCGCACAAAACGTCATGCCAATGGTGCAGCAATACGGACCGCTGATAAAAAACCTTCCAGCTATGGTAAAAATATTTAGAGAATTAAAAACAACCGAGCAAGAAGAGAACAAAACAGAAAAAAACATTCCGGAAAATAAGAAAAAAACATCATCTTCATCCAAAAAACGCACTGTACCGAAAGTGAAAACATCCGAAAATAAATCATCCCAATCTACAAAAACACCAAAGCCATCTACGCCAAAACTATATGTTTAA
- a CDS encoding 4-hydroxy-3-methylbut-2-enyl diphosphate reductase, producing the protein MEVIKITPRGYCYGVVDAMVIARNVALDPTLPRPIYILGMIVHNKHVTDAFAEEGIITLDGENRLEILEKIDKGTVIFTAHGVSPEVKRRAREKGLVTIDATCPDVTKTHNLIKEKLADGYEIIYIGKKGHPEPEGAVGIDPTRIHLVETMEDVERLTIENDRIMVTNQTTMSQWDVADIMAKVKEKYPHVEMHKEICMATQLRQEAVAEQAKDADVTIVVGDPRSNNSNRLAQVSEEIAGTKAYRVADVTEIDINWIKDAKKVAVTAGASTPTPITKEVIDFLEQFDPNDPNTWKRERKVPLQKILPKVKAKKE; encoded by the coding sequence ATGGAAGTGATTAAAATTACCCCTCGCGGTTACTGCTACGGGGTTGTTGATGCGATGGTAATCGCAAGAAATGTAGCATTAGATCCTACGTTGCCAAGACCGATTTATATTCTCGGAATGATCGTTCACAATAAACATGTTACCGATGCATTTGCCGAGGAAGGAATTATTACGCTCGATGGAGAAAACCGATTAGAGATTCTAGAAAAAATTGACAAAGGGACAGTGATCTTTACTGCGCACGGCGTATCGCCCGAAGTGAAAAGGCGCGCCCGCGAAAAAGGGCTTGTCACGATCGATGCGACATGTCCAGACGTGACAAAAACCCATAACTTAATTAAAGAAAAGCTGGCGGACGGATATGAAATTATTTATATTGGCAAAAAGGGCCATCCCGAACCAGAAGGAGCGGTCGGCATTGATCCGACGCGCATCCATCTTGTCGAAACGATGGAAGATGTGGAACGTCTAACGATTGAAAACGACCGCATCATGGTGACAAACCAAACAACGATGAGCCAATGGGATGTTGCCGATATTATGGCAAAAGTAAAAGAAAAATATCCACATGTCGAAATGCATAAAGAAATTTGCATGGCAACCCAGCTCCGCCAAGAGGCAGTGGCGGAACAGGCAAAAGACGCCGATGTCACAATCGTTGTTGGCGATCCAAGAAGCAACAACTCCAATCGCCTTGCGCAAGTATCGGAAGAAATTGCTGGCACGAAAGCGTACCGCGTTGCCGATGTAACAGAAATTGATATTAATTGGATTAAAGATGCAAAAAAAGTAGCCGTTACAGCAGGAGCTTCAACACCAACTCCGATTACAAAAGAAGTAATCGATTTTTTAGAGCAGTTTGATCCAAATGATCCTAATACATGGAAACGCGAGCGGAAAGTACCGCTGCAAAAAATTTTACCGAAAGTAAAAGCAAAAAAAGAATAA
- a CDS encoding Nif3-like dinuclear metal center hexameric protein, whose protein sequence is MNKIPSGHEIIQLFEQFAPKHLSMEGDRIGLQIGTLNKPVKKVMIALDVLEEVIDEAVAEEVDLIIAHHPPLYRPLKQIITDQAQGRIIEKCMKHHIAIYAAHTNLDIANGGVNDWLAEALGLEHVDVLIPTYEEPLKKLVVYVPETHADLVREAIGNAGAGHIGNYSHCTFNGRGIGTFLPLEGANPFIGKSGTLEQVEEVRIETIVPASLQNKVISAMLKAHPYEEVAYDIYPLENKGKVFGLGRIGRLPEAMTLGEFAEHVKKALDVPAVRVVGHLQDMVQKVAVVGGDGNKYISQAKLAGADVYVTGDVYYHVAHDAMMLGLNIVDPGHNVEKVMKQGVARFLENAFAKHQFATTVCISKVHTDPFTFV, encoded by the coding sequence GTGAACAAAATTCCAAGCGGTCATGAAATCATTCAATTATTTGAGCAATTTGCACCAAAACATTTATCGATGGAAGGCGACAGAATCGGTTTGCAAATTGGAACGTTAAATAAACCAGTCAAAAAGGTAATGATTGCCTTGGATGTTTTAGAAGAAGTAATCGATGAGGCTGTAGCGGAAGAGGTAGATCTTATTATCGCGCACCATCCACCGCTTTACCGTCCGCTAAAGCAGATCATTACTGATCAAGCGCAAGGACGTATCATTGAAAAATGTATGAAACATCATATTGCCATTTATGCTGCTCATACGAATTTAGATATCGCCAATGGAGGGGTAAATGACTGGTTAGCGGAGGCGTTGGGGCTGGAGCATGTAGATGTATTGATTCCGACGTATGAAGAGCCGCTGAAAAAACTAGTCGTTTATGTTCCGGAGACACATGCCGACCTTGTTCGTGAGGCGATCGGTAACGCGGGGGCAGGCCATATCGGCAACTACAGCCATTGTACGTTCAACGGCCGCGGTATCGGTACTTTTTTACCGCTAGAAGGGGCGAATCCGTTTATCGGGAAATCCGGGACACTAGAGCAAGTGGAAGAGGTGCGTATTGAAACGATTGTCCCGGCTTCCTTGCAAAACAAGGTTATTTCTGCGATGTTAAAAGCACATCCGTACGAAGAAGTGGCGTATGACATATATCCGCTTGAAAATAAAGGAAAAGTATTCGGATTAGGAAGAATTGGCCGCTTGCCGGAAGCGATGACACTTGGGGAGTTTGCAGAGCATGTGAAAAAAGCGTTGGACGTTCCGGCAGTGCGTGTTGTTGGCCATTTGCAAGATATGGTTCAAAAAGTCGCAGTGGTTGGCGGTGATGGAAATAAATATATCTCACAAGCAAAATTAGCCGGCGCTGATGTTTATGTGACGGGGGATGTATATTATCATGTTGCGCACGATGCAATGATGCTTGGGCTAAATATCGTGGATCCGGGACATAATGTGGAGAAAGTAATGAAACAAGGGGTCGCTCGCTTTTTAGAAAATGCGTTTGCTAAACATCAGTTTGCAACGACCGTCTGCATTTCGAAAGTGCATACCGATCCATTTACGTTCGTATAA